In Hyperolius riggenbachi isolate aHypRig1 chromosome 10, aHypRig1.pri, whole genome shotgun sequence, a genomic segment contains:
- the LOC137534569 gene encoding uncharacterized protein isoform X2 → MEDDQSQQEEHSMSSLDLQDEFQPIVKLEEEEIYVQIKEEEFPTEISTGLRDGSRKDGQFEEELTTLQITEGGIPVHMLQRNQSGKSSRWDISLEHLISMVHARPELWDTECPRYSDRYWKKKVWDEVCAMLTPDWQILSERQRKQRAKDIQTRWRSARDRYRRDLNESQGKGIPGIQKKKPYVFFKDLGFLKKSMEMREKNKNANNTEDDDDFFEPQSQQPNLEDDSFEKEVTEVEEPTPAPTIQILPLPPSPVHPISHPTVESPIPVPKVSKASKKHKLAARPPDEFECKIMDIMASMQDKQKRFHEEQRQILVEGPPEVDLFQNMNDDDVTFLRSLLPYFKRAPENKKLDLRIGVLNIVSQYVDGSMYENSPPPSSVETQYSDHSISGAFLPSQPTPTGRYSRGTYGNLPATSSSYSHVSSTSTSFQTPHPGQHRETAYTYSTSPPSSRPYMQDL, encoded by the exons ATGGAGGATGATCAGAGCCAGCAGGAGGAGCACAGCATGTCCTCTCTGGACCTGCAG GATGAATTTCAGCCGATAGTCAAACTTGAAGAGGAGGAGATATATGTGCAAATTAAGGAGGAGGAGTTTCCGACTGAGATCAGCACAG GTCTCAGAGACGGCAGTCGGAAAGATGGGCAATTCGAGGAGGAACTTACAACCTTGCAGATTACGGAGGGCGGGATCCCTGTGCATATGCTGCAAA GGAACCAATCAGGAAAAAGCTCACGGTGGGACATCAGTCTGGAGCACCTGATCAGCATGGTCCATGCACGCCCTGAATTATGGGACACTGAGTGCCCTCGCTACTCCGACCGCTACTGGAAGAAGAAAGTCTGGGATGAGGTCTGTGCTATGCTGACACCTGATTGGCAAATTCTCAGCGAACGCCAGAGGAAGCAGAGGG CAAAAGACATTCAGACCCGGTGGCGCTCGGCAAGAGACCGTTATCGGAGGGACTTAAACGAGAGCCAGGGGAAAGGTATCCCAGGGATCCAGAAGAAAAAACCTTATGTCTTTTTCAAGGATTTGGGTTTCCTAAAGAAAAGCATGGAGATGAGGGA GAAAAACAAAAATGCCAACAACACCGAGGATGATGACGACTTTTTCGAACCTCAGAGCCAACAACCCAACTTAGAAGATGACTCATTTGAAAAAGAAGTGACTGAAGTCGAAGAGCCAACACCTGCTCCCACCATCCAGATCTTGCCACTGCCACCATCCCCTGTACACCCTATCTCTCATCCAACTGTGGAATCACCCATTCCAGTACCAAAGGTCTCCAAGGCCTCCAAAAAGCACAAGCTTGCAGCGAGGCCACCAGATGAGTTTGAGTGTAAGATTATGGACATAATGGCCAGCATGCAAGACAAACAAAAGAGGTTTCATGAAGAACAGAGACAGATACTGGTTGAGGGGCCCCCAGAGGTTGACCTTTTCCAGAACATGAACGATGATGATGTAACCTTCCTGCGAAGTTTGCTGCCATACTTTAAGCGAGCACCAGAAAATAAGAAGTTGGACTTGCGGATTGGCGTCTTGAACATTGTCTCCCAATATGTGGACGGTTCCATGTATGAAAATTCTCCACCTCCATCTTCTGTTGAGACGCAGTATTCTGACCATTCTATTTCTGGTGCATTTTTGCCCTCTCAGCCCACTCCTACGGGCAGATATAGTAGGGGGACCTATGGCAACTTACCTGCTACCTCCTCATCATACAGTCATGTCTCATCAACCTCCACCTCGTTTCAAACTCCCCATCCTGGGCAGCATAGAGAGACAGCATACACATATTCCACCTCACCACCATCTTCGCGTCCTTATATGCAGGACCTGTGA
- the LOC137534569 gene encoding uncharacterized protein isoform X1: MEDDQSQQEEHSMSSLDLQDEFQPIVKLEEEEIYVQIKEEEFPTEISTGLRDGSRKDGQFEEELTTLQITEGGIPVHMLQRNQSGKSSRWDISLEHLISMVHARPELWDTECPRYSDRYWKKKVWDEVCAMLTPDWQILSERQRKQRAKDIQTRWRSARDRYRRDLNESQGKGIPGIQKKKPYVFFKDLGFLKKSMEMRETTCVFFNRKNKNANNTEDDDDFFEPQSQQPNLEDDSFEKEVTEVEEPTPAPTIQILPLPPSPVHPISHPTVESPIPVPKVSKASKKHKLAARPPDEFECKIMDIMASMQDKQKRFHEEQRQILVEGPPEVDLFQNMNDDDVTFLRSLLPYFKRAPENKKLDLRIGVLNIVSQYVDGSMYENSPPPSSVETQYSDHSISGAFLPSQPTPTGRYSRGTYGNLPATSSSYSHVSSTSTSFQTPHPGQHRETAYTYSTSPPSSRPYMQDL, encoded by the exons ATGGAGGATGATCAGAGCCAGCAGGAGGAGCACAGCATGTCCTCTCTGGACCTGCAG GATGAATTTCAGCCGATAGTCAAACTTGAAGAGGAGGAGATATATGTGCAAATTAAGGAGGAGGAGTTTCCGACTGAGATCAGCACAG GTCTCAGAGACGGCAGTCGGAAAGATGGGCAATTCGAGGAGGAACTTACAACCTTGCAGATTACGGAGGGCGGGATCCCTGTGCATATGCTGCAAA GGAACCAATCAGGAAAAAGCTCACGGTGGGACATCAGTCTGGAGCACCTGATCAGCATGGTCCATGCACGCCCTGAATTATGGGACACTGAGTGCCCTCGCTACTCCGACCGCTACTGGAAGAAGAAAGTCTGGGATGAGGTCTGTGCTATGCTGACACCTGATTGGCAAATTCTCAGCGAACGCCAGAGGAAGCAGAGGG CAAAAGACATTCAGACCCGGTGGCGCTCGGCAAGAGACCGTTATCGGAGGGACTTAAACGAGAGCCAGGGGAAAGGTATCCCAGGGATCCAGAAGAAAAAACCTTATGTCTTTTTCAAGGATTTGGGTTTCCTAAAGAAAAGCATGGAGATGAGGGA GACCACTTGTGTTTTCTTTAACAGGAAAAACAAAAATGCCAACAACACCGAGGATGATGACGACTTTTTCGAACCTCAGAGCCAACAACCCAACTTAGAAGATGACTCATTTGAAAAAGAAGTGACTGAAGTCGAAGAGCCAACACCTGCTCCCACCATCCAGATCTTGCCACTGCCACCATCCCCTGTACACCCTATCTCTCATCCAACTGTGGAATCACCCATTCCAGTACCAAAGGTCTCCAAGGCCTCCAAAAAGCACAAGCTTGCAGCGAGGCCACCAGATGAGTTTGAGTGTAAGATTATGGACATAATGGCCAGCATGCAAGACAAACAAAAGAGGTTTCATGAAGAACAGAGACAGATACTGGTTGAGGGGCCCCCAGAGGTTGACCTTTTCCAGAACATGAACGATGATGATGTAACCTTCCTGCGAAGTTTGCTGCCATACTTTAAGCGAGCACCAGAAAATAAGAAGTTGGACTTGCGGATTGGCGTCTTGAACATTGTCTCCCAATATGTGGACGGTTCCATGTATGAAAATTCTCCACCTCCATCTTCTGTTGAGACGCAGTATTCTGACCATTCTATTTCTGGTGCATTTTTGCCCTCTCAGCCCACTCCTACGGGCAGATATAGTAGGGGGACCTATGGCAACTTACCTGCTACCTCCTCATCATACAGTCATGTCTCATCAACCTCCACCTCGTTTCAAACTCCCCATCCTGGGCAGCATAGAGAGACAGCATACACATATTCCACCTCACCACCATCTTCGCGTCCTTATATGCAGGACCTGTGA